Below is a genomic region from Microbacterium sp. KUDC0406.
GTTCGGGCTGTCCGCGCACGAGGTGTTGATCGTCGTCGTGCTGGCGGCGCTGCCCACCGCGCAGAACGTGTTCAACTACTCGCAGCGTTACGACATCGCTGAGGCGACCGCCAGGGACACCGTGTTCATCACGACGATCGGCTGCGTGCCGATCCTTCTCGGCGCGGTGCTGCTGCTCGGGTGACGTCGGCGACGGGGCGTACGCTCGCAGGCATGAGCGGACTGATCCCGTACCTGCTGTTCCCCGGCAACGCCGCGGAGGCACTGGAGTTCTATCGGAGCGTCTTCGGCGGAGAGCTGCACCTCTTCGACTATGCCCAGGCGGGTCGCAGCGACGGCCCCGGCGATGCGATCGCGCACGGAATGCTGCTCGGCGATGTCGAGCTCGCCGGTGCGGACGCCGGTGCCGACGACGACGCCGTGCACATGAACGGGATGTTCTTCTCGCTGCTCGGCACGGCGGATGCCGAGACGCTGACGTCGTGGTTCGACGCGCTCGCCGCGGGCGGCCGCGTGATCGACCCGCTGCAGAAGAGGCCGTGGGGAGACCACGACGGCACGCTCTCGGACAGGTACGGGGTGCGCTGGCTGCTCGGGTTCCACCCGGAGGGCTGAGCACCCCGCGCGGGTCAGCAGCGACGGAGCGCTCTAAGCTGGGGAGCCTGCGTGGCTCTGGACTCTGACGGGAGATGCTCTGTGGACGTGGTGGACTTCATCGGCTC
It encodes:
- a CDS encoding VOC family protein; translation: MSGLIPYLLFPGNAAEALEFYRSVFGGELHLFDYAQAGRSDGPGDAIAHGMLLGDVELAGADAGADDDAVHMNGMFFSLLGTADAETLTSWFDALAAGGRVIDPLQKRPWGDHDGTLSDRYGVRWLLGFHPEG